In Fragaria vesca subsp. vesca linkage group LG1, FraVesHawaii_1.0, whole genome shotgun sequence, the sequence ACTGTTGAAGCAAAAGTTTAAATATTGTTATTTTAAATTTAGATATTGACAAATTTAACAACAAATTTAGGGATGTGAAATCCATACTCACTTTCTATTTTTAGCAACTTAAATTTTGTCTAATAATGACTTAAATTTTGTCTTTATATGAGTATGTAAATTTAATTATATTGCTGGGGATGCTTAATGATCTTTCATGGAGATCGTAAGATCGGATTAAAGGATCAAAGATTTCTAGGTACATTATTTGTTGTAAATGAAAGCTACATAAAGACAAAAAAACAACAAGTTGTTTGAGCTAGACCTCCCTCATCAAATGGAGAGGGAGGTCATAGTAACAGTAACAATATAATTCCCACAATAATAGTAACAAGAACCGCAGCGATCTTGATTGCTTTCCCGATTTTTTCAGACTTCAATCTATGCTGTAGCAGTGACTTATAGAGTTGTTGCTGCCTTAGAGGCTGAGGTCGATTCCTGATTGAAGCAAGTAACTCTTCATATTCCGAAGGAAGTCCTCTAAGCACACAAGAAACGACTTCACGGTCCTCCATTGGAAACCCAGCTGCATGGAGGCCCTTGACGATATTTTTCACTTCGTTGATGTATATATGCATGTGCTTGTTATCTGCCTTTTTCATCTTCAGATTTTCGAGGCGATCCTTAAGACGTTTCACGTGAGCTGCTGCCTTTTGAGCAAATAGGCCTTCAAAGACCAACCATAGAGCTCTTCCACTTGGGCATCCTACTGCACGTCGGAGTAGTAGGTCTTCAGATAAGCTTTCATTGATCAAACCCAGGAGTAACTGGTCCTTCTTAGTCCAATGTGTATAAGCTTCGGTGCCACTTGGTGGACACAGCTCTGATCCTTCGGCGAGATCCAATATATCATGGAAATTGAGGATTGGGGTGATGAAGGATTTCCACAGCAAGTAATCATGCGACCCCGTGAGTTTGACTGGCATGGAGATTGAAACTTGTTGAGGAGGCTGAGAGGTCAATGACGATGACATTGCTGATCGTCTATGTGCGAAGCTTTTGATACCTAAAAGATAAAGAAGTGAGATTCTTTTTCGGTGATTGAGGATTGGTTTCCATCCATCTTCTAGGTCACTATTTATAGGGAACTAGCACTGCATGTGTATATTATCAGTTGAAAATAGAACTCGACTCGGATTAGGATTTATAATCCATACTGCAGGTGGAGTTTTGGCCTCATCGCGTTGGATAAACCCCCCCAAGTCCCAGATTCCTAGCTAGTTCAGCTAGTCCCAAACTTGGTTGGATAAACTTTTTTGTTTTTGTTTTTGAAAGTGTGGTTGGATAAACTTAAATTCTAGAAAAGACTAATTAACCGATACTACTCATCGCGTTGATATACTGCCAGAGAAGGAGGGAGAATACCGAGTAGTACATACGTTGATGTACTACTCCCAGGTTAATTAGTTCACAACTTCACATATTAATTGACAGTTGAACCATTCATTTGTGTAAGTTTCCTGAACACTTTGTCAAATTACTAGTTGCATGTTCTGAGAAGTGAGAATTGAATTCAGATAATAACTAGTTCGGAGGATGGGTCAGCACGCGCGTACATATATAACAACATTTTGTTCTTTAAAGTTAGTAAAGGGATTAGTGTCATTTTTTTTTTTCATGCTGGTTGTTAATTCTTCAAATGATTAATCTTCTAGCTCTTCAAGTTGGTTTCTGCTATGACCTGATTAATCTCAATTCATATTATAGGCTTGTGGTAGTGGTCGGAGTTTATCAGTTTGGAACCTTCCTGCTTCTGAGTGAATTTCAAGGACTTCAAGACATGTATGCATCTGTACAGGATGTAGTATTTGATGAAAATCAAGTAAGCTTCTCCCTCTCTACCATAGTTTCTACCTAGCGTTATACAAAAACTGAGTAACTTTCTTTCATATATATTTCTCTAAATTAAAGAAACTTTTATACATGTATAGACTCCATTTCACTCACTAGCCGTTGTTGCTTCTCTCCTTTCCAGATATTAGCGCGCAGTTGGCCGGAGCAGATAGAGCCTCTACTTAGCCGTTTTGACATAATTAACTGGGGCGATTCTCTTTCACAAATGCAATGTGCTCCTCAGTCAGCCTTTCTTGTCTCATCTGGGGTAGGAATTTAGCTTGATCTTGCACTTCTAAGTTCTAACTTGAACAATCTTTCGGGCTTCATTATGTTGGTCTTTTTTTGTACAAGATTATAAGAATACTTGTTAGCTAGTCATGAAAATCCGTTCTCTAACTTGAAAGAAACATAAGAATATGTCCACCCATCCACAAAAATTTAACCTAGGTTAAAAGCCACATAGGCAATCTAACCTAGATAAAAAAAAAAAAACAACTCATCCACCCGTGAAATGAGTTATCTCATTTTCTAGGAGAGATCTAACCTAGGCTAGAGGAGAAAAGTGACCCAGATGAGGTTGATCCACCTCAGCCCATGCCCATGCTCATGGCTTGCATCAGCGACGTGGCCTCCACACTATGACACCCCTGGAAGATACGTTTTACACACGGACAGAGGCAAACGAAGGAGACGCATGTGTTGCACCGAATTTTGGCGTGACATGCGGATGCAATTTGACTCTTTCAAACGCAATAGTACACAGATCTTGACCGTTGGTTTGAGACAGTTTGACTAATCTGATGGTCCTTATTTCATGACCGTTGCAACTGAATTTTTATTTAAAAAGAAAAATTCCGACCGTTTTGAATAAAATCAAAAAAAAAAAAGGTAGGTTGAGAATAAATACCAAAAAAAAAAAAATTCATTTTTTTTAATAAAAAATTGTAATATTTATAAGGATTAAATTCAGTTTGCCCTCTCGTACTTTAGGTCAATAATCAATTTGGTCCCATATCTTTTTTTTAATAACGTTGGTCCTTGAAGTTCTATTTCACATCAGTTTAGTCCAATTTTTGAATTGCCCTCCTTACCATGACGTCATGGTAACAAGGGGCCCAATTTCTGACTTAAAAGGACAGAATAGTCATTTTATCATATTATGGTCTTCAAATAATTCAAAATTAACAGAAATGACAGTGATGCATAGTGGTGCATATAAAAAAATAATCAAAGGTGTATTAACCTCGTTAAAAAAAAAAAACTTCATTGTAAAAAAAACATTACCAAAACCATCGAAATGGCAGTAACAAAGTAGAACATATTACCAAAACCATCAAAACGAATACAAAAGATGTCAAATTACCATTAGCTACCATTAACTAAGCAACCAAATAGATGCATCAATGTGTTTTACATTAGAACTAACAAAAAAATAGTAGTTTCTGTCGAGTTGCATAATATCATAAGTCTAATCATCTCCACAAAAGATTAGACTTAGCAACCATATGTTACAACATTACAACATAAGAAGGTTGCTCAAAAATATTGCAACCATATGTTACAACATAAGAAGGTTGCACAAAATATTGCATCTCTAAATGCTAACCTTGGTTGCTAATCCCACAATCCCCTGCAGCTATTTTCCAGCATTCCTTTGTTGGATTCTCACAGACGCCCTTGATGAAGTTTGTGAAGCTTGTGGTGCAGAAGATGCATTTGCATTGCTTGAAGTAGGTTTTGGTGGTCTCTCCCTTCTTGCAGGTGTTGTTGTTCCCCTAGTTGCTGCTTTCTTTGCATCCTTAGCCTCCTATAGTTAATTTCATTAAAACAAATGAATCATAACAGTTACTAACCAAAAGAATGAACATCTAATAAAGAATAGTTAAGGGTTAATTGCCGATCAATTTACCTTCTGTTGCTTGGCTCATCTAATTGCCTTTGCTCTAAGCTCATCTTTTGTCTTTAGGGGTGGTTTGGTACCCTTAGGCTACAACAAATATAATCAATATAAGGTCAACAAATATAATCAATATAAGGTCATCTTTTCAAACCATTATCAATTGAACATAAAAGTGAAAATACCTTAGAACCAGATGAACCCACATCTGTGTTCAGCTTTCTCTTCTTTGCTACAACTATCTTGTCTTTGGGAGGAAGATGTCTGTGGCAAGTCTTTCTGTTGTGACCTAGAACCCCACAGTTGCCACACTTCAAACTCTTTTGCACCCTCCCAAGCTTTGTACCCTCTAAATTTAGTTCAGATGCATCTTTGAATCTTTTATTCCTTGGTCTCCCTGGCTGCCTATTATACTCTGGGGGGAGGATAGCAGGTTCACAAGGGATCCACAAGTCCATTCCATTCACCGGCTTGACTGTGTTAGAGTAAATCGCCATATAAGTCTTCATAAGGTAACAAGGATCTATATAGTCTTCCGGACTTTGCCGCATAAAGTTGATCACCGATATGGCATGTTTGCATGGAATGCCAGTGAGATCCCACCTCTTACATGCATAACTTCTTCTTTCCAGATCAACCACATGCCTACTTCCTCCAAAGCTCTCTATCTCAATTTGAGGGCTACCAGTGGCATAAGGAATACAGTCTGTGGCAGATTTAACTTTGTTTTTCTCCAAAAATTCCCTTGGCTTGGGGCAGATAGGGTCCTCCACTTTGCTCATCTTGTCTCTTCTCATTACAATCCTTCTCATCATCCTTACCCTAATCTCCTCAAAGCAAGAAATCACAACTTTGGATCTAGCAGGTAAAATGAAAGCATTAAAACTTTCACATAAGTTATTGAGAAGAACATCACATTTCAGATGGGTACTAAAGTGTGCCCGACACCAAGTCTTGGTGGTACGTAAGGGATCTAGTAAAAAAAATAAAAATAAAAAATAAAAAATAATCAAATTAGATATAAGCTACTGAACTAGTATTTAAACAAGGATGTACAACTGCATGATGAAATACCTGTTAACCAGTCATGAGCTAAAGGGTCCATTTCCTTCATCATAGTCATCTCTTTGGTGTAGTAGGGAATGGTTGTAGACTTGGCTATTTCCCACAATTGATCCTTCAGCGTCTTTCCCCGATATAACTTATTGAAATTGGTCCACATATGCCTAACACAGAACCTTTGTTCTGCAAGTGGAACCACATCCTCACAAGCTCTCTCTATTCCCTTCTGCTTGTCTGATATAAATGTCCATCCATTGCCTCTTCCAGTTATCTCTAAATCATTCACCAACAACCTTAGAAACCAATCCCATGAGTCTTTNNNNNNNNNNNNNNNNNNNNNNNNNNNNNNNNNNNNNNNNNNNNNNNNNNNNNNNNNNNNNNNNNNNNNNNNNNNNNNNNNNNNNNNNNNNNNNNNNN encodes:
- the LOC101306280 gene encoding uncharacterized protein LOC101306280, encoding MSSSLTSQPPQQVSISMPVKLTGSHDYLLWKSFITPILNFHDILDLAEGSELCPPSGTEAYTHWTKKDQLLLGLINESLSEDLLLRRAVGCPSGRALWLVFEGLFAQKAAAHVKRLKDRLENLKMKKADNKHMHIYINEVKNIVKGLHAAGFPMEDREVVSCVLRGLPSEYEELLASIRNRPQPLRQQQLYKSLLQHRLKSEKIGKAIKIAAVLVTIIVGIILLLLL